CTAGTATATTCGTAATAGATTTCATCCCGGTAGTCTTCGGCATCCCAAAAATCTGTGATGTAATTGGCCTACTGCTAGGTCTGAAGACTTGCTTCTTATTCAATCTGCATAATGTGGGATTCAGCCAAATTTTTAGCAGTTTCATAGCGTTGTTTGGATGCCTCTCTCCTACTGGAAAATTTACTATTGATATGAGTGGTAAAGTTCGATCTTCACCTGCTAAAGTGCCCAAGTATTAGTTGGTCTGGTTCAGTTCAAACATCTGAAAACACAGTTTAGTATTTTGAATAAGCTGCCAACTCGAGATAAATTGACGAAGTGGAATCCTTCTTTGAATGATGTTTGCCTTCTCTAGACTTCTTTGAGATAAATAATCTTTTATATTGAGGGGAGGATGAGGGGGCACGGGAGGTCGGTCTCTGGCCCTTTGGCAAGGGCCAGTAGACCCCTCTAGGATTTGAACGAGGGTCACTACCCCCCCAAAAAACCAACCTTTGCCTCTGGTCTACAGGCTGAGGTGCCCACCTTTGCCGACCCCTCACCGGTGTTGGAGCGCCGGCCACCTCCTTCTTGTGtgtgtattttttaaaaaatttaaaaaagaaaaaaatcaaaaagagaaaatgacgaaaatgtcctcTAGGTCAGGTCATTTTTTGAGACTCCATGGCAACTTCAAATCCTTTATTTAAAACATGTTATGCAACTTTAggattttatttaaaacaatgttcattttgagcttttatttgaaaaaatgagagcacttcgggccttttttttgaaatttttccttaaaattattATAGGAGCATAATTTCTTTCATTTAATTTAGCGAGTAGAAACAAAAAGGCTTATAATTTCTGAGAATTCTTGGATCTgttctgaaaaatgaaaaaaaaaattcatcaagaaCACTtccctaaaatttatcaatttctttGTAATGGCAGTTTTAAAATCCCAAGAAACGAATTCTCGACTTATAATTTGTGATAATTTCACGTGATTCTTTCATAAAATATATTCGTTGTACTTACATTTGaaggttatatatatatatatttttttttttactgaaaaggtcttacagttttttttttttggttgaaaaaaagTTTTTATAGTTAACGAAGCAGAGTAACTCTATTTTTTCCATATTATTATTTTAGAactcttttataaaaaaatttcgttaTCACCTATTTTAAAGGTTTTACAATTAATGAACGACAATCAATTTATGGCCCCATTTGATTCAACATTTGGCCAaggaattttaagaaaatacaaatacctttgggctaaaagccttttccaaaatgcaagtagtttggtaaagtgtattttaaaaacacatttgaaaagcaactttgacgtaaatgttgtttgatgaaaaatgaacttcataAAGTATTTgtactttttggaaaaaaaaaaaaaagcggcatTCGACTATTGGTGGTCAGTAGCGGCGGGCGTTCGGCAGCGGAGGTGGGAGGTGGctggcgggcggcggcggcagcaggAGGTGGGCGGCGACGGGCAGCGGCCGAGGTGGGCGGCGGTGGGCGACGGTGGGTCGATGGCGGCAAGTAGAGGTgataaagttaaaataaaaaaatttagttgcaTTTCGTAAAAGTCCTTTAGTCCAAAATATCTCTAAAAatactttgggctaaaagattttgaaaagtatttAAGATGcaattgtattttctcaaagtaaattaaaaaaatagacatACCATTTATATTTGGTCAAGATGAAATTTCATTTCTCCAAAGTGAGTTAAGAAGTTAGACATTTGGCCAAAGACTTTAAAGCTCCAATACTGGTTTTCAACGGTGAACAAAACAGGGCCTCTATATGTGGACTTCATCGAGCTGAGAAAATCCTCCAAAATCTAGGGCTGCGACTTCTCAAGTTGGGGGAGAGAGATTGCACCTCCGAGCTTCGACCAGGGCGAGAGTTTTGACCATGGTAGCCGACGACGCAAGCCACCGCCTTTGCCCCTCCGTTTAGCAGTCGGCGGTAGAGTCCCGACAGATCCATGCGACCGAGCCTTCCGTCAAGCCGGGTAAGAAAGCTCCGTCTATGTTCGGCTTAAAGGTTTGATTTTTAGGGGGGCTTCCAGGTGTTTGAGGATGTTCCTTCTGTTGATTCCGAGTTGCATGCTGAGATGTTCCATTTTGAAAGCAGTGTAGGGTGATTAACGAAGGAGAAGCAGCCCAACCAAATCAAATCAGTTCGATCCTCCGCCGCCAACTCCATCTCCTCGAAACTTTCCGCTAAAGCTCGCTGCTGAACGCCCCCGGCTCGCCTCGGCTTCATTTTCTAATTTGCAGGAGCTCGCCCTCTTGATTCTGACGTTGGTTCGAGGGCAAGCAGAAGAGATGGGCGATTCTGATGATGCCAGGAAGGTTCGGAATATATGCATACTCGCTCATGTCGATCACGGCAAGAccaccctcgccgaccattTGATTGCGTCCTGTGGCGGCGGATTGCTCCACCCGAAACTCGCAGGTAAGCTTCGGTTTATGGATTATTTAGACGAGGAACAGAGGCGAGCTATTACGATGAAGAGCTCTTCGATTGCTCTCAACTACAAGGACTATTCGATTAATCTCATAGACTCCCCTGGCCACATGGACTTCTGTAGCGAAGTGTCGACCGCCGCACGATTGAGCGATGGGGCGTTAGTGTTGGTTGATGCAGTAGAGGGCGTCCATATTCAAACCCATGCCGTGTTGCGCCAAGCTTGGATTGAAAAGCTCACTCCATGCTTGGTGCTCAACAAAATTGATAGGTTGATTTGTGAGCTGAAGTTGAGCCCCGTGGAGGCTTATAACAGGTTGTTGAGGATAGTCCACGAGGTTAACGGGATCGTGAGCGCTTATAAGTCAGAGAAGTACTTGTCAGACGTGGACTCGATGCTCGCAGGTTCTATGGGCGGTGAGGTCGATGACGAGAATCTGCAGTTGATCGAAGATGATGAGGAGGATACCTTTCAACCCCAGAAAGGGAATGTGGCATTTGTGTGTGCATTAGACGGGTGGGGATTTACTATTAACGAGTTTGCTGAGTTTTATGCTTCAAAGCTCGGAGCCAGTGCAGCTGCGCTGCAGAAAGCACTTTGGGGTCCGAGGTACTACAACCACAAAACGAAGATGATAGTCAGTAAGAAGGCTCTAGGTGGTGGAAGCAATAAGGCTAAACCCATGTTTGTCCAGTTTGTGCTGGAGCCAGTTTGGAAGGTTTACCAGGCAGCACTAGAACCTAATGGGGAGAAAGAGATGCTTGAGAAGCTCATCAAATCGTTTAATTTATCCATACCACCTCGGGAGCTCCAGAATAAGGATCCGAAAGTAATGCTGCAAGCTATAATGAGTCGCTGGCTTCCTCTTTCTGATGCAATTTTATCCATGGTTGTTAGGTGTATGCCGGATCCAATTGCTGCGCAATCATTTCGCATCTCACGATTGCTTCCAAAGAGAGAAGTTTTAGATAGTGGAGTTGACTCAGACGTGCTTGCAGAGGCAGAGATTGTTAGAAGGTCTGTTGAGAATTGTAATGGTAGTCCCAACGCACCATGTGTTGCTTTTGTATCCAAGATGTTTGCTATCCCGGTGAAAATGCTTCCTCAAAGAGGTCCACAAGGGGAGGTGTTGAACAGTTCAAATGATGAAGGTCCAGGTGGAGAATCAGATGAGTGCTTTCTTGCGTTTGCTAGGATTTTTAGCGGGGAGTTTTCTTCGGGGCAGAGAGTTTTTGTGCTTTCGGCTTTGTATGATCCCCTCAAGGGAGAATCGATGCAAAAGCATGTGCAGGTAGCTCACTTGCATTCCTTGTACTTGATGATGGGTCAAGGCTTAAAACCCGTTTCTTCTGCAAAGGCTGGGAATATTGTAGCCATCCGTGGCCTTGGTCAGCATATATTGAAAAGTGCGACTCTTTCATCAACTCTGAACTGTTGGCCTTTCTCAAGCATGGCTTTCCAAGTTGCTCCAACCCTCCGGGTGGCAATTGAGCCGTCAGACCCAGCGGATATGGGTGCCCTTATGAGAGGATTGAGGCTTCTGAACCGAGCAGACCCATTTGTGGAAGTCAGTGTTTCTGTTAGAGGTGAACATGTGCTTTCTGCTGCAGGAGAGGTTCATCTAGAGAGGTGCATAAAGGATTTGAAGGAGAGGTTCGCTAAGGTAAGATTAGAAGTCTCACCACCCCTCGTTTCCTATAAAGAGACTATTGAGGGTGATCTATCCAATCCATTAGAAAACCTGAAGTTGCTATCTAAGGGCTCAGATTATGTTGAGAAGACTACGCCAAATGGACGGTGTAATATCTCAGTGCAAGTCATGAAACTGCCACCTGCACTAACTAAGGTGCTTGACGAGAGTGCTGACCTCCTTGGGGATGTTATAGGTGGTAAGCAAGGGCCAAGCAGTAAAATAGTGGAAACACAGCAATCAGGAACGAAGGAAGAGGAGAATCCAACTGAAGCACTTAAGAAACGTATAATAGATGCTATAGATAGTGAGATCAGCTCAGCGGCCGAGAATGACAAGGATCGCGCTGATAAATGTAGAGCAAAGTGGCTCAAGTTCCTTAGGAGGATTTGGTCACTTGGGCCTAGGCATGTTGGTCCAAATATACTCTTCACTCCGGActccaagaaaatgatttctgacGAAGCTGTTCTCATTCGAGGGTCGGCCTATGTATCTGAGAGATTAGGCTTTCTGGATACTGCTGATTGTGATGATATAGCTGCACAGCAATTTGTAGAATCGAATCAAGGATTGTACGATGAAGCGAAGAGTCTTGAGAGTGGCATCATATCTGGCTTTCAACTGGCTACATCCTCTGGCCCCTTGTGTGATGAACCAATGTGGGGCTTAGCTTTTGTTGTTGAGGCCTATATTTCTCCTTTGGCGGGAAAATCTGATGAACCTGAAAATAATCAACAGCCTGAGCAGCATGGCATCTTCACTGGGCAAGTTATGGCGGCAGTCAAAGATGCCTGTAGAGCAGCAGTTCTCCGGAATAAACCCCGACTTGTGGAAGCCATGTATTTCTGCGAGTTAAACACTCCGACTGAACACTTGGGATCACTGTATGCTGTTTTGGGTAGGAGAAGGGCTCATGTTCTGAAGGAGGAAATGCAGGAAGGGTCATCGTTATTCACGGTCCACGCATATGTTCCGGTTGCTGAAAGCTTTGGTTTCGCAGATGAGCTAAGGAGATGGACAGGTGGAGCCGCCAGTGCTCTGCTTGTACTTAGTCACTGGGAAGCGCTTCCTGAGGATCCTTTCTTTGTGCCCAAAACTGAAGAGGAAATTGAGGAGTTTGGAGATGGCTCTAGCGTACTTCCGAATACAGCGAGAAAGCTGATCGATGCCGTGAGGCGGCGGAAGGGCCTTCCTGTGGAGGAAAAGGTTGTTCAGCATGCAACGAAGCAGAGGACCCTGGCTCGAAAAGTGTAGACATTCTCAAACAAAAAACATGTTCATGATATTAACTGATAGTTGGAAATGCTGGAatatattaaattgaatttttattttagctgAATTAATtggctttttctttccttctttctccaagTAAAGTCGTTCACGAGGACATTTTACCTTCAAAAAAGTGGACCCCTACGTGGTGCTGAGGAGCTCGCCCGCAAAAACAGTCCATCTGATACGTTCTATTAGTTCATTATCTGATTTATGATGTCGACATATGTCAAATCGAAAAAGCTTTTTCCGAATCGGGTGTTCTATCATAGAAATTATCCGCATCGGTTAGATTGAGTGAATCATATTGTCAAGTGAATTGTAACAAGGCCAAAGTAACTATCGACAGCCGTGTCAATTTTATGCATCGAACGATCCGTTTGGTTGAGTAGTGATATGCGACAACGCTTCCTGTTACAAAGACTGTGATTTAGTGAATTTAGACAAAAGAAAGATTAGACTGTAGGGTAAGGTTTGACATGATCCTGCAGAAAGTAGTTGGAGTCATTTGGTTCGACGAAAGTGGCCATGCTTCAATGTCAGGCAaacgatttcttctttttcggcTGGTACGTAGTAGTGGAATGCTTGCAAATTCAATGGTTTATTCGCATGTAGATTATGCTTTCCTCAGTGATTCCAGATGCATTTATGTCAGCAGATAAACGAACAAGTTGCTTGAAGAAGGTTGCATTGGCACTATCATTTCATGGACACAGCAGATTGGGCAGATCATGTTATAATCCCTATTCAGCGTACAAGGTGTTTCTTTCTGAGAGTTTGAACAACAGTGGGcaattttttctacttttagaagtGTACAAAGTCGGTTTCTCTTATTCAATCTCTTGGTTTTATATTGACTGCAGAAACAATTTTATACAAGCACAGAGCAAAGAGTTTCGGATGTTCACGAGCTTCTTGAGATGTTAGCTCCCGAGGTCTTCATGCTCAGGCAACCCTCATAAGGATTTGCTTGTTTGATTATAGCAAAAGGAATGGCGGATTGCCTCGGTCAACTGCAGTTGGCATCTATTCTGTTGACCCTTTTGGAGTTAGGATGCTGTGTCAAGTTGGACAATCGGCATCATTTTGACTCCTGCTGCTCTAAAGAGTTGTGCTGCAATACTCAAATTTCTGCAAAAAGTGAATCGAAGCTTGCTGCATTCGTGTCTCTGTTTGCTAGCAGACCTGGAATCGACAAAGATGAATTTCGACGCCACAGGAAGCCCCCCTAAAGATCGCACCTTTAAGGTGAATATTGACGGGACTTCTGTAAGTGAAGCAGCGGAAGCGTAGAGAAATCTGTGGTTGATTCAGCTGTAGGAGTTTTTCTTACTGAAAACGCATCAGATCATCCATCCGGGTAAAAAGCCGACGATGCGGTCATGCCAATTTTGCGCCCCCGCTGAGCACATTCATGTCAAAAGTTTCTATCCTAGAATGTATGTCCTGCTTTTGCGTCTTAGCAAATCGAGAGATTGTCCATAATCCAAATTAAATACAACAATGATCCAGAGTCAAAGATAAATTAGAACAACACTGAATTTTCCCAAGCACCTTGGAAGGAATCATGAATGGCAACACCATAAGAGACACATAGGTTGCTCGCTCTCTTATTGCGATGTGCATGGACGAGAATCGCCTCCCTATCCGAGCCGTCTCTCTCGCTCTTGTGCGAGTTTTGATCAGCTTGAGTTTCCGTGAACTAATCACGACTGAGGATGGGCTCACTAGTGGTTTGATCGGCAACCTGCACACTTCCTGTGTCAATATGGTCGGCAAGAAGCATCCGCCTTCCGATCGGACGGTCAATCAAAAGCATCGGATGCTAGGTGGTGACTACAAATTTGTTTGGTtcattccttttcatctttttgtaAAGACGGGGCCATCCATTCTTCTAACCGCGGCTCGATTACGGGTTGCAAGGACATCGTTCACATTTGATTTTGACTCCGTGTACCGATGGCGTTAATAATTTATAACCCATCAATTGAAGTAGGGTCCTTTCTTTATATTTGTGTATTGTGGGCATAACCAAGTTCCTTGGGCCTTCTTCTAGGTGGGCCCATTCAATTGCTATTGCTTGTAGCTTGATGGGCCCTTCAAAGCTGACTTTTCTCTCATGTTCAAAACAACAGATTAAAGCTGGGCCACATCGAACTGGTACATAGGCCCAtgagaatttaaagaaaattgagGCCCTAGCAGTTTAATTAGATCCATATTTTCTTATATCCACCTCCCCCTCAATTTCTCTCCAACCACCCTCCAAATTCCCCTTTGAGAAATACATGTTCCGAGAAAATTTcctaaaactaatttttctgATAAACTCGCAATAAACTCTATTTTCAAACAccgattatttttcaagaaaatactaTCTTCGCGAAAGGAGGAGTTATAGATACAACAGATGCATGCCGATCGCTTTACACGAAACCCGCACTATAGAAATCAATTAATCACAATCATGATTCGCACCAACGGCCTCCAGCGATCGAACAGTGTACGTGTACAAGTGCTTCTAACCTGGCGCTTAAGATCACGGGTGTACAAGACTCTTATAATGgcgtcccaaaaaaaaaatttgctagcACGGGACCAATCTCCCCTCGTCATTAACTAAAATTCATCAATTTCTCATCATGATTTTCAAGCTTCTTAAGGATCCGATCAAATGGCAGGCAAAACCGCAGGCATCATTATTCGCTGCACGAAAGCCTCGTCGGACGATGCTCGTTCGTGTGTCGACGTGGCAAGACGTCATTCGTAGAATAATTTGAAATGACTTTTGTAGGTATCAACCTGCATCAAATCAAGGCCTCTGGATTCCCTGCCATAAAGGCAGGTGACATGTCCCATCCCCACCctccaaaatattttctcaatttttcccCCCCCTAATAAACAAGGATGGAGGGTGGGGATGCAATGTTTCCCCTACCATTATGGCAGGGGATCCGGTTCCCAAATCAAGAGCTTGGACTCGAAGATGATTGGCACAACATAAATTATCTGTTATACTTTACACCTAATTAGCGGGACAGGGCATGTATGTCTAAATACGCCCGTGAATAATTATTACTATATGGATTGATCTCTCTCAATTTAAACGAGTTTATCCGAGCCACATTAAGACATGAAAGATTTCTTCCGCAATTTTAGGGATTAGTTTGCATaatcatttgttcaatttttaaTAGAAATTTGCACCAACGGGTTGCGCAAAGAATGTCGTCATCAAAAATCCGAAAGTACGAGACGGGACATGACACAACATATGGA
This sequence is a window from Rhodamnia argentea isolate NSW1041297 chromosome 3, ASM2092103v1, whole genome shotgun sequence. Protein-coding genes within it:
- the LOC115754058 gene encoding elongation factor-like GTPase 1, whose amino-acid sequence is MGDSDDARKVRNICILAHVDHGKTTLADHLIASCGGGLLHPKLAGKLRFMDYLDEEQRRAITMKSSSIALNYKDYSINLIDSPGHMDFCSEVSTAARLSDGALVLVDAVEGVHIQTHAVLRQAWIEKLTPCLVLNKIDRLICELKLSPVEAYNRLLRIVHEVNGIVSAYKSEKYLSDVDSMLAGSMGGEVDDENLQLIEDDEEDTFQPQKGNVAFVCALDGWGFTINEFAEFYASKLGASAAALQKALWGPRYYNHKTKMIVSKKALGGGSNKAKPMFVQFVLEPVWKVYQAALEPNGEKEMLEKLIKSFNLSIPPRELQNKDPKVMLQAIMSRWLPLSDAILSMVVRCMPDPIAAQSFRISRLLPKREVLDSGVDSDVLAEAEIVRRSVENCNGSPNAPCVAFVSKMFAIPVKMLPQRGPQGEVLNSSNDEGPGGESDECFLAFARIFSGEFSSGQRVFVLSALYDPLKGESMQKHVQVAHLHSLYLMMGQGLKPVSSAKAGNIVAIRGLGQHILKSATLSSTLNCWPFSSMAFQVAPTLRVAIEPSDPADMGALMRGLRLLNRADPFVEVSVSVRGEHVLSAAGEVHLERCIKDLKERFAKVRLEVSPPLVSYKETIEGDLSNPLENLKLLSKGSDYVEKTTPNGRCNISVQVMKLPPALTKVLDESADLLGDVIGGKQGPSSKIVETQQSGTKEEENPTEALKKRIIDAIDSEISSAAENDKDRADKCRAKWLKFLRRIWSLGPRHVGPNILFTPDSKKMISDEAVLIRGSAYVSERLGFLDTADCDDIAAQQFVESNQGLYDEAKSLESGIISGFQLATSSGPLCDEPMWGLAFVVEAYISPLAGKSDEPENNQQPEQHGIFTGQVMAAVKDACRAAVLRNKPRLVEAMYFCELNTPTEHLGSLYAVLGRRRAHVLKEEMQEGSSLFTVHAYVPVAESFGFADELRRWTGGAASALLVLSHWEALPEDPFFVPKTEEEIEEFGDGSSVLPNTARKLIDAVRRRKGLPVEEKVVQHATKQRTLARKV